The window TTTTAGCTGCTTTATGTAATGATGTATTACCAAAATGATCTACCTCTTCTAGCTTATATTTCAACAAATCCAATGCCCTCTTTAATTCCGCGTCTTGGCCTGAGTAGCTAATTGAAAGAGTACTTCCTACCGGCTCACTAAGTTGAGAGGAGACATTATGTATATAGGTCAAGCTTCTTGTACAACTGCTATTAATAACATATAATAAGATTACAAAGGCACATAGACTACTACCTCTAACTTTTTTCAAGAGAACATAAAAATTGTATAAAATCATAATCAAAATATATTTAAATCTATCATAAGAAAACTTACTTATTAGCTTTTCAAGCACCAAATTGTTAAAAACAAAGAATTGGCAATTGAATTATATATGACATTAATGTATAAAAATTATTGGAATATTCCAATTTTGCACATTATTGCAACTACCCAAATACCTTTCTTGAACTTTTTAAAAATAACTGATTGTTAAATATAAATATTTTTATAAATTTTAACATATCAGAAAATGTACTCAAAATTTTTACCAAGAATTTTATATTTAATTACAAATCAACTATAAAAATAACAGCTGTTGTATGCAGAACACAGGGTACCTGAGTAGTTACACATTATTTATTAGCTAATTATATTGGAACCCACATTCCGCACCTTTTTTTAGATTCTTATTAATTAAATTAAGATCAATTGATAACATCAAAACTATTTAATATTACTTCAAAAACAACATTTTGTAGAATATATTGTTTAATGAAACACTCATTTCATAATGAATGATTAGGTTTGCTTCCTTATTATACTAAATAAAAAGTTACCATACAATAGTAAAGCAAAAAATTATTACTAATTAGTAGTTTCTAAAACTTATACTCTGTACAAAGTTTTACTTTGGCTATGAAAGTATATTACTATACAATTATAAAAATTATTAGTAATCAATTATAAAATAATTGTAAGATTTGCATTTTTTGGTGCGGAATGTGGGTTGGAATATTTATTTTTTTGTATTTTAATCACGAAATGAATTTATATGTAAAAAACCTAAACATACTAGATCTTACTAAAATTATTAAGTGAAATTTTGCAAAATAATATATATATAAAATTCATCGAATAGATTTAGTGGTCAGACTAGGCAACTCTGCATACAAATAAAAATACTTTTGCTCTATACTCTGAATAAATTTTCATAAATTATCCTACTTAAAGTAAGGCAGCTATATCGAACTTTTTAGTGGGTTTGGTTCAAGTATACAAAACTTGGCTCTAAAACTTACTGTTAAAGTAACGATGCCACCGTATATCCTTTTATTCATTTAGGTATGTCAAATATTATCGCTGGTATCGACATAGGCACCAGCAAAATTTGTGTAGTTATAGGAACTCAAAGCCAATATGATAGCAATAAGCTTGAAGTTTTAGGTATGGGCAAGGCTACATCAGACGGTATAGTCCGTGGTATGATTGTCAATATAGATAAAGCTGCTGTTTCTATAAAACAAGCGCTACAAGCTGCAGAAGAAGACTCTGGTATAAGTGTCAATGTAGTCAATGTAAATATTGCAGGCAAACATATTGCAAGTGCCTATCATGCTGGAAGCATTACTAGGGATTCTGTAGAACAGGAGATCACAGTAGATGATATCAACAAGCTTACAAAGGATATGTATCGTATTGTAACGCCTCCTGGAACAGAGATGATCTATGCTATGCCACAAGAATATACCATAGACTATGAAATAGTTACTCAAGACCCAGTAGGTATGCTGGGCGTAAAATTAGAAGCTGATTTCCATATTATTACAGCTAAAACACATGCTATTCAAAATATACATAAGTGTATAAAAAAAGCAGGAGTAGAAGCAGAAATAGTTATGAGTTCTTGTTTAGCGGCTAGCTTGGCTGTACTTAGTGATGAAGAAAAAGAAGCTGGTGTTTGTTTGGTTGACTTTGGTGCAAGCATTATTAATATAGTAATATTTTTTGATTCCATTATTCGATACACAGCTACTATTCCCATAGGCGGAAATATAATTACATCTGATATACAGAAGAGTTGCATGGTTATGGAACGTCAAGCAGAACTACTCAAAATAAAATTTGGCAGTATTCAGCCAGAAGCATTATCTGCCAAAGCTATGGTAACTATTCCAGGCCTGCGCAATCGTTCCCCAAAAGAAGTGATAATAAGCAATATTTCTAAAATTATCAAGGCACGTTTAGAAGAGATCATAGAATTTATCCATGAAGAAATTGTATTTTCAGATTTTTACGAGAAATTAGTTGCTGGAATTGTGGTAACAGGTGGAAGTGGTAACTTGCCAGGGATACAATCCATTATGCAACAAATTACTGGATTAGAAACCCGTTTAGGATTGCCAGATGAATATTTAGAAGAAGAAAGTAGTATACATCTTCGTAATCCAAGTTATGCAGCGGCAGTTGGACTAACCTTGGCAGGTTTTAAATCATTAGATTATAGACAAACATACTATAAGGCTACTCAGTCAGCTGATTTAGATTTTTCCAGAAAAAATATAAAAAAAGAAAAAAAGGGAAGATTTTCTTTTACAAACATACTTACAAAAACAAAATCTTTTTTAGTAGACGACTATGATGATAAATAATCAAAAGAAAAAATTGTAGTAAATGGTCATTTGGCAGCAACTTGCTTCTCTGTAAATTGTCTAAAAAGCAAGAAAGATCATTGTATGAATTATGAAAGATATCAGATATAAATTCGATTTACCATCTCACCATAAATCCATTATAAAAGTCATAGGTGTAGGTGGAGGCGGCAGTAATGCAATTAATAACATGTATAAACGTGGCATTAAAGATGTTTCATTTATAGTATGCAATACAGATGTACAGGCTTTACAAAACAGCCCCATACAAAATAAACTCCAAATTGGCGCAGCACTTACCAGTGGATTAGGAGCTGGTGCAAACCCGGAAGTAGGACGTAATGCTGCATTAGAAAGCAAAGAAAGCATTCGAGAGTTACTTGATAGCGAAACAAAAATGCTTTTTATCACAGCTGGGATGGGTGGTGGCACTGGCACAGGAGCAGCACCTGTTATTGCTAGTATTGCCCGTAAGCAAGATATCCTTACAGTGGGTATTGTTACACTTCCATTTTCCTTTGAAGGGAAAAAAAAGTATTTACAAGCACAAGAGGGGATCAACGAATTACGCAAACATTGCGATACAGTGCTCATTATTTTAAATGACAAAATTCAAACAACATTAGGAAACCTTTCTATTAGCAAAGCATTTTTGGAAGCAGATAACGTACTGACAACTGCTGCTAAGAGTATTGCAGAGATTATTACTGTACCTGGGTATGTGAATGTAGATTTTGAAGATGTAAAAACGGTAATGAAAGGCGCTGGGGCAGCTGTTATGGGCTCTGGTGAAGCAGAAGGTGAAGACCGAGCCTTGCGTGCTGCTGCAATGGCGCTTGCCTCTCCCCTATTAGACTATACAGACATTCGAGGAGCAAAAAAAATACTATTGTCTATTGTATCTGGCCAAACAGCAGAGTTACAAATGGATGAACTCACAGTTATTACCAATTATATACAAGAACAGACTGGTAATGATTCCGAAATGATTTTTGGACATGGATCTGATTCAGAAATGACAGAAGGTATTAGGGTTACAGTTATTGCAACTGGCTTTAATAGAGATCAGGTAACAGACAACGTCCGTATTTTTGACTATAAAAAACAAGATGTTGGTTCTATGGGTAGATCCATGCATAATGAGCATACTTATCCGCTATCCTCCCAACCATTAATCAATAAGCATAAATCCGAAATGATACAAAAAGAGGATGCCATAATTTTTCACGCCCCCCTTACAAAAAAAAAGGGTATAACAGCCTCTAATGAAACCGCACCTGTACAACTAACACTACCCTTTACTAAATCACAAGACATACAGCCTGATAAAGAATGGAAATACATCCACAGGATAACAGGGAATAATAAATATGGTAATAAAGAGCGCGTTTGGGAAGACTTTTATATAAAAGAGCAACTAGAAATACCTGCTTATTTGAGAAAAAAAATCCAGCTTGATGAGATTGATGCCAATATGGATGTTAATCAAGATCAGATTCGCTATGATTTAGAGGATAAATTGGATAAATAGACCTGTTGCGTAAGTCCTCGGGCCCACTTGGGGGCAGATTAAAATCTACTCAAAAATCCATTTTTCCTTATTATAAAATGACAAATAATATGCTATTTTGGTCGTTTATGTTCAAATCCTAATATGTAGCAACCTAAATTTTTACCTGGCTGACTTACGCAAACAGGTCTAATTTCCATTTTTTTGTAAAAAAAAGTTTTTTAACCAGAAAATAGCTCAATATCGGAAGGAAGGTAAAAAATAAATTTTTATTTGGGAGGAAGCAACCAGTAGATTACAAAAAAATAAATTACCGTTCCTAAGAACTCTACAACCGTATTAATAACAGGATTTGCAGCTACTGCAGGATCCCCCTTAAGGTATTTCGCAGCCAATGGAAGGGAAGCTCCTATAACAGCCGAACAAATAACCTGTATAACAATACTAAAACTTACCACAAACATGACGAGATAGGTAGTTTGATGTTCTTCTACACCTATGTATTTAATCAAAAATATTTTTACTATAGCTATACAGAATAAAACAGATGCAAGCATCATAGCAATTTTTATCTCTTTTAAGAGAATTCTAAGCCAATCTGATAGTGTAATTTGACCACGATTAAGTGCTTGTAGCACTACAGATGCTGCTTGACTACCTACATTCCCACCTGTATCTGTAATCATGCTAATGTAAAAAATTAGGTTATATGGTGTAAAAAAGGCACTATTAACATGTGTAAAAATGTGACTAATAACACTAGCCACAAATACTATTAGAATCCACTTTATTCTTTTTTTGAGATGTACTATGCTAGAAATACTTAGGTAGTTTGATGCAGATGGGTCTTCGTCTTTTTCCTCCTTCGAAGAAATACCCACAAACATCTCCATATCTTTATCTTGTTCATCCCTAATAATTTCTATGGCATCATCATAGGTTAGAAGACCTACCATTTTCCTTTCATTGTTTAGAATAGGAATGCTTATCAATTCATGCTCTTCGAGCCTCTTTGCAACCACTTCCTGTTCTTCATCTATAGTAGCAAATATAAAATTTGAATCTAGCACATCTGCTATTTTCTCTTGAGGCGAGCGAAAGAATAAATTATTTACAGAAGTAACTCCAACCAATTGCCCGTCGATACCTACTACGTAAACGAGGTAAGGCTTCTTCTGTAGTAACATGGCCTTCTTTTTTGCATCTTGAGCTTCTTGTTCTCGAAGTATACCCGTTGCCTCTCCTACTGTCAGGAAATGAGATATCGTTATAAACTGCTGATTCATAACACCTACTAATGGGCTATTTGTAATAGCTTCAAACTCTTTAACGAATTTTCTATCTTCTATTTCAAAAAAAGAATTAAAAACTTTAAGTTCCGATCTATTTAATCTATGGTAAAAATCAACACGTCCATCTTCGGGCATTTCTCTAAAAATTCTTAAAAAATCGCTCTTAGACATCGCGCTAAAAAGTTCCTTTTGAGCTTCTTCATCACGTAATAATGAAAATACCAACGCCTGTTCCTCAAGGGGAAGCTTATCAAAATTCCTCTTAAGTGTTCCAGGAATACTTTTTGCTAAAATATCCCCTTTTTGTATATATGGTATATGGTCTGGGTTAATGGGTGCTTTTTTTTGTTGTAGATTTGTAAAAAATGTTTTTATCCACTTCATAACCAACTTCCATTTATTTTGTTTCATAATCGTTGTTTTTTAGCTATATACAAATAACATGACGCAATATTAAATAGATTAAATTAAGAAACACCCTGACAAAAACTCCTTACTTACTCATCAATGTTTTCAACCGACATTTCGCACAAAATTTTCAGATTTTTTATTTTTCGTGTTGACTGCATCAACCTCGCTTGACAGGATAAAAACCATTTAATCTTACTTCAAAAACAGCATTTTATGTAAATACTTGCTTAATTAGGCTCTTATTTCTTAAAGAATGATTAAGGTCATGCATTATTATACTAAATAAAAAGTTACTATACAATAGAAAAAGACGTAATTATTACTAATTAATCGATCTGAAAGATTGTATTCTGTACAAATTTTTACTTTGACTAGGAAGATCTGTTGCTGTCATTTTTACATAATTAATTCTTAATCAATTATAAAAATAAATAAAAAATTATGTTTTTTTAGTGCGGAATGTCAGTTTCAACAATTAAATCCATAGTAAAACAGGAAAAACACCCCATAGATATATAAAAAAGACACATTTATTGTTGTAGTCTTTTTATTGATATTTCTCCATTTTCCAGCAAAACGGAATAACCCCAAAAGAGGCTAAATTTAATAGAATCTAGAGTAAATTACTAATAAAAAAAATTACCCTTCACAATCATCTCAAATAAATATTTTGAATAACAGATAGTAAGAATGTCTTTATCTAAAATATGATTACAAAGTGTAATTTTTTGCCTATTGATGCGTAATTATATTTCATATAAAAGCTAATATAATACATTTGTTGCATAAACATGTAACAAAACTTTCTTTATTTAAATTCAATTTACAACGAAAGTATTGATTTTTATTTATATCTTTGCATTATAAAAAAGATCTCACTTGATTTTTTAAAAAAATTAACAGACTTGCGAGTTTATAACTCGCAGTTTTATATATAGACAATAAGTAAAATTTGATTTTATAAACCAATAGAATATCAATATATAATTGTGCTTAGATAGCACCTAATTAAAAATTAATTCAGATTTAGATAAATAATGAAATCTAGAAACATAATACTTTTTCTGACTGCTGTTATTTCCTTGCTGTCACTTTATTACCTTTCTTTTACTTTTGCGGACTACCGCGTACAACGCCAAGCTGAACAACAGGCTATGGATAGTCAAGGGAAAGTAGATTTTGATTGTACCCAAGCTTATTTAATGGAAGTTTGGAAAAAACCTGTATATAATCTACTTGGCGTTTCATATACCTACGAAGAGGTAAAAGAACGTTCATTGAAATTTGGTTTAGACCTGCAAGGTGGCATGCATGTAACTATGGAAATTGTACCATCTGAGCTTGTAAAAGCATTGGCCTCTTATAATGCAGATCCATTTTTTTTGGAAGCACTTACATTGGCACAGGTGGAACAAGAACAAAGTACACATATGTCATTTTCCAAACGATTTGTGGCAGCTTACAAGAAGCTTGTGCCAGAAGGGGATTTAACAGGTGTTTTTATTACTTCTGCAAATAAAGCTAGACAGTATAATTTTTCCAATGAACAAGATGTCATTAAAGCTATTGACCGAGAGATTGCCATTGCATTAGATCGCTCGCTTACCATTTTACGTTCTAGATTAGATAAGTTTGGTGCTTCACAGCCAAACATTCAACAGTTGCCTGGTACAGGAAGAATTCGTATTGAACTTCCAGGTGTTACAAATCCTATAAGGGTTAGAAAGCTGCTGGAAGGTGTAGCGCAATTACGTTTTTGGGAAGTAGCAGAGCCTAACGAGTATACTTCACAGCTAGAAGCTTTAGATAATTTTCTAGTTAAAGAAGAACAATGTGCATTAGAAAAAACACTTCCAAAAGATATTACCCAAGAGGAAAAAGAGAAACAAATGCCGAAACAATCTATTATTAGGAGACTTTCTAAATATCCATTCCCTTATGGATTAGCCTACAGTAGTGAAGATGTACCTAAAATAGAAAATATGCTTTCTAGAAAAGAAGTGAAGATATTAATGCCTAAACAGATTGTTTGGATGTGGGACAGGAAAGAACAAACGCTCAATGATGGAACAAAAGTATTTCACCTATACCCAATTAAACAATCTAAAGAGCAAAAACCACTTTTAGAAGGTGATATTATTACCAGTGCAATCCAATCTTTACGTGACAATAGTAACCAAGTAATTGTAAACATGCAAATGAACAACGAAGGAGCACGTATGTGGAGAAGAATCACAGCAAATAATATGGGTAAACATATTGCTATAACATTAGATGATCGGGTCTATTCAGCCCCAAAAGTAAATGCAGAGATTCCCAATGGGAACACAGAAATATCTGGTAATTTTACCGTAGAAGAAGCAAAAGATTTAGCCAGTGTATTACAAACAGGTTCCTTACCAGCACCACTTAAAATAGTTGAAGAAGCAATCATAGGTCCAAGTTTGGGGAAAATAGCCCAAAACCAAGGAATTATCGCAACCATGATAGGGCTTAGTCTGGTACTCATTTTTATGATGATCTATTATGCAAAGGGAGGAATGGTAGCTAATTTTGCCCTTTTATTTAACTTGCTTTTTATTCTTGGTGTTTTAGCACAGATTGATGCAACTTTAACCTTACCAGGTATTGCAGGAGTTGTACTGACCATTGGCATGTCTATAGACGCAAATGTGCTTATATTTGAACGAATTCGAGAGGAAATAGCCAAGCAAGTGCATATAAAAGACGCCATTAGTCGTGGCTATAAAAAATCTTTTAGTTCTATTATTGATTCTAATATTACGACATTCCTAACCGGAGCTATATTATATTATCTTGGGCAAGGACAAGTCCGTGGCTTTGCCATTATACTCATGATTGGAATTATTAGCTCTGTTTTTTCTTCTGTTTTTATAACAAGATTATTTTTCACTTACTTTATAGATGCATACCGCACGCCGAATTTTACCTTCTCTTATGGAGGCACAGTTCCTGGTATGTTTAAAAATATACAGATTAATTTCATAAAGCATCGCTATCGTTTTTATGCATTTTCTCTATCTTTTATAGCTTTAGGCGCTTACTTCTTTTATAAGAACCAAGGCCTTACCATGGGAGTAGACTTTTCAGGTGGTCGCTCTTATATTATAAACTTTTGTAAGCCTATGGACTCATCCTTACTCAAAACAGCGTTATCAGACAAGTTTGGAGAGGTAGTAGAAGTGCGCACATATGGATCAAATAATGTAATGCAAATTACTACTAGTTACTTAAGTAACGAAAACACTCCATTGTCCAATCAAAAAGTTCTTGAGAAAGTGGTCACTGCATTAAAAGAGCTAACTAATAATCACGCACAAAATACAGAAGTATCTTCTCAAGAAGAATTTTTCAATATCGTAAGCAGTAATAAAGTGGGGGCTACAGTAGCACAAGATGTTCAAAAAAGTGCAAAAACCGCAATACTACTTGCTTTATTTGGTATTTTTCTTTACGTTGCACTGCGTTTTAGAAAGTGGGGCTTTGGATTAGCTGCTGTATTCGCACTTATGCATGATGCGTTAGCAGTTATTGCTGGAGTTTGTATTGCACGTGCTTTTGGAATTAATTATGAAATAAATGAGGTTTTTTTAGCAGCAATGCTTACTGTTATTGGCTATTCTATTAATGATACCGTAGTCATTTTCGACCGTATAAGAGAAAAGGTAACAAATATGACTATGGATTCAACGGTCATCAATGATTCTATACGAGAAACACTAAGCAGAACCCTTATAACCTCTTTAACTACATTACTTGTTGTTGCTATTCTATTTCTATTTGGAGGAGAAGCATTACGGGGTTTTGCATTTGCATTATTACTAGGTATAATGTTTGGAACTTACTCTTCTATTTGTATAGCAGCTCCTCTATTAGTAGATTTTGGACCTTCTTCTACTAAGAATAGAAAACAGTGCCAGAAATAACGTGCGGTATGATTAATACAATAATAAGTGTATATTGTACGATAATGCCTATTGACAACAAATCAAACTAAAGAGCAATTAATCGTAAAGATTTCTTAGGAACCAGTAGTTAATATGGGTTAGTAAGACCTACTTTACTGTAAACCGCCTGCCGAAGGGACTTTTACTTTTTTGAAGGACAAAAGGGAAGAAAAAGTTCTTCCCCAACTAGGGAAGAAATATTAAAAGCTTCACAGGAACCCGAAGCTAGATAAAATCGCTCCTGTGGAGCTTAAATAATATACTTAAACTAATATTATAAATATGTTTTCAAAATTAACAATCAAAAAAATTCTTCTAATTTATATGATTTTAAATGGACTTAGCTCCATGGTACCTAATATGTTAATAGTTGGATTTTCAATAACACTGTTTGATACAGACAAAACTGGAATTTCTGCAGCTTATTTAGAACCAGCCAGTTTATTAGGAATAGGTTGTGCTGGTGTATTGGGAGGTTTTTTATTTAGGCGTTTCACCGCCTACACAATAGGTATATGTACGGTCTTGATTTCAGGATTTACTTTATTTTGTTTATTGTGGTACAGTACAGTTAATGTACGTGTTTGTACAATTACATTATTTACGCTTGCTTGTATTATGAGTATAGAACACTCCAATGGACTTGCCTTTATTAGTAAGCAAATCGGAGCTAGTGAAAAACCTTTTTTTTTCTCTACCTTCCAATTGTTCTTACAGTTCTTTAATGTTATAGCTCCTTTCGGTGCCAAAGTAATCATAGGTAAGTTAGGTTTCAAGTACCTTTTAGTTTTTTGTATTTTTATTTATATGCTAAGAACCATACCATGGCAGTTATTTCTAGCTGTAAACCCTGCTACTAAAGCGTCAAATATACATCCGCTTGGTATTCTAACTGGTTTTAAAGAAATAGCTAGCAGCCCAGGTCTTTTACGTATGACCAGTTTTCGTATGATCAATCATATAGCAACCGTATCATATATCATTAGTTTGCCTATTTTAGTTGCAAAAATTGCTGATGGTAATAGCCAAGTCAATGCAGATTTACATAGTTGTAGTTTAAGTATTATAAACTTAGGATTTATACTAAGTGGTATAGTAGGATCCTGGATGTTAAACAAAAAACCAGGGTTCGTTATTCTATTTTTATACATCAGCCCTATCTTTGTCGTTTCTGCTGCTGTTATGGCTTTTTATTCCATTCAGCCATTATACTTACAATGCACAGCTCTAATTTATGGAATGGGACTTTATTTTTTTAGAACAGCTAACTCCATTATAGGACAAGCTTTAACAAAAAAAGAGAAACTAGCACATGTTATTTTAGCAGGAGATGCAGTAGTAAAATCAATTGCCTATGGTATTGGTGCTCTAGTACCTTCTTGTATTATGCTTCAACCTATCTGGGATATAGCCCCTCCATTTGTAGGATGTGTTTTATGTTCTCTATTCTCATTGCGTATGACAGGACCAATTGTTAAACTTTATCTAAGATCTCTTTCGAATAAAAATAGTAGTACAACGTAAATGCATAAATGGCTGAATCTAGATAGCATATTTGTACTTTTAGTAAATTCGGCCTCTTTTAAAAATGATTTTATTCAAAATAACTCATCTTTATTAAAAAATGTTTGCTTACTTTTGTATTTGAGAACATCTCTCCAACTCTAAAAGGTGAATAAAAAAGTAAAATTTGTTTGTGTGACTAGGCCTATTTTTTTACGTATTGTTGCTGTAATTCTCTTTTCCTTAAATGGCCTCACTGCTTTATCAATTGATTATCAATTAATAAATGATTTTTCTTATGATCATAACAATATACGTTCTTATGATCCTGAATATAAAACCTGGAGCTTTCCCAATACTTGGCTTAGAAAAAAATATGGACGCTTTACCAATGAAAATGCTGTAAAATGGTTTTTATTTTTTAAAAATGCAAGGGGAAATATTGCTGTACCAACCAAAAAGAAGGGGGAAAAAGAACTAGAAATCGTTTATTATCAATCAGATAAGGAAATTATTTTCCATGCAAAAAAAAATATTTTGTCTTTACGTGGAACGAGTACCCTCACCTATGATACGATGAAACTAGAGGCAGATATCATTGCATTAAACTTGAATGAACACACCATTGATGCAGAAGGCACAAAAGATCAACATGGGAAAGCGATAGGCAATC is drawn from Cardinium endosymbiont of Culicoides punctatus and contains these coding sequences:
- the ftsZ gene encoding cell division protein FtsZ yields the protein MKDIRYKFDLPSHHKSIIKVIGVGGGGSNAINNMYKRGIKDVSFIVCNTDVQALQNSPIQNKLQIGAALTSGLGAGANPEVGRNAALESKESIRELLDSETKMLFITAGMGGGTGTGAAPVIASIARKQDILTVGIVTLPFSFEGKKKYLQAQEGINELRKHCDTVLIILNDKIQTTLGNLSISKAFLEADNVLTTAAKSIAEIITVPGYVNVDFEDVKTVMKGAGAAVMGSGEAEGEDRALRAAAMALASPLLDYTDIRGAKKILLSIVSGQTAELQMDELTVITNYIQEQTGNDSEMIFGHGSDSEMTEGIRVTVIATGFNRDQVTDNVRIFDYKKQDVGSMGRSMHNEHTYPLSSQPLINKHKSEMIQKEDAIIFHAPLTKKKGITASNETAPVQLTLPFTKSQDIQPDKEWKYIHRITGNNKYGNKERVWEDFYIKEQLEIPAYLRKKIQLDEIDANMDVNQDQIRYDLEDKLDK
- the ftsA gene encoding cell division protein FtsA, with the protein product MSNIIAGIDIGTSKICVVIGTQSQYDSNKLEVLGMGKATSDGIVRGMIVNIDKAAVSIKQALQAAEEDSGISVNVVNVNIAGKHIASAYHAGSITRDSVEQEITVDDINKLTKDMYRIVTPPGTEMIYAMPQEYTIDYEIVTQDPVGMLGVKLEADFHIITAKTHAIQNIHKCIKKAGVEAEIVMSSCLAASLAVLSDEEKEAGVCLVDFGASIINIVIFFDSIIRYTATIPIGGNIITSDIQKSCMVMERQAELLKIKFGSIQPEALSAKAMVTIPGLRNRSPKEVIISNISKIIKARLEEIIEFIHEEIVFSDFYEKLVAGIVVTGGSGNLPGIQSIMQQITGLETRLGLPDEYLEEESSIHLRNPSYAAAVGLTLAGFKSLDYRQTYYKATQSADLDFSRKNIKKEKKGRFSFTNILTKTKSFLVDDYDDK
- a CDS encoding magnesium transporter, with amino-acid sequence MKQNKWKLVMKWIKTFFTNLQQKKAPINPDHIPYIQKGDILAKSIPGTLKRNFDKLPLEEQALVFSLLRDEEAQKELFSAMSKSDFLRIFREMPEDGRVDFYHRLNRSELKVFNSFFEIEDRKFVKEFEAITNSPLVGVMNQQFITISHFLTVGEATGILREQEAQDAKKKAMLLQKKPYLVYVVGIDGQLVGVTSVNNLFFRSPQEKIADVLDSNFIFATIDEEQEVVAKRLEEHELISIPILNNERKMVGLLTYDDAIEIIRDEQDKDMEMFVGISSKEEKDEDPSASNYLSISSIVHLKKRIKWILIVFVASVISHIFTHVNSAFFTPYNLIFYISMITDTGGNVGSQAASVVLQALNRGQITLSDWLRILLKEIKIAMMLASVLFCIAIVKIFLIKYIGVEEHQTTYLVMFVVSFSIVIQVICSAVIGASLPLAAKYLKGDPAVAANPVINTVVEFLGTVIYFFVIYWLLPPK
- a CDS encoding MFS transporter, coding for MILNGLSSMVPNMLIVGFSITLFDTDKTGISAAYLEPASLLGIGCAGVLGGFLFRRFTAYTIGICTVLISGFTLFCLLWYSTVNVRVCTITLFTLACIMSIEHSNGLAFISKQIGASEKPFFFSTFQLFLQFFNVIAPFGAKVIIGKLGFKYLLVFCIFIYMLRTIPWQLFLAVNPATKASNIHPLGILTGFKEIASSPGLLRMTSFRMINHIATVSYIISLPILVAKIADGNSQVNADLHSCSLSIINLGFILSGIVGSWMLNKKPGFVILFLYISPIFVVSAAVMAFYSIQPLYLQCTALIYGMGLYFFRTANSIIGQALTKKEKLAHVILAGDAVVKSIAYGIGALVPSCIMLQPIWDIAPPFVGCVLCSLFSLRMTGPIVKLYLRSLSNKNSSTT
- the secDF gene encoding protein translocase subunit SecDF yields the protein MKSRNIILFLTAVISLLSLYYLSFTFADYRVQRQAEQQAMDSQGKVDFDCTQAYLMEVWKKPVYNLLGVSYTYEEVKERSLKFGLDLQGGMHVTMEIVPSELVKALASYNADPFFLEALTLAQVEQEQSTHMSFSKRFVAAYKKLVPEGDLTGVFITSANKARQYNFSNEQDVIKAIDREIAIALDRSLTILRSRLDKFGASQPNIQQLPGTGRIRIELPGVTNPIRVRKLLEGVAQLRFWEVAEPNEYTSQLEALDNFLVKEEQCALEKTLPKDITQEEKEKQMPKQSIIRRLSKYPFPYGLAYSSEDVPKIENMLSRKEVKILMPKQIVWMWDRKEQTLNDGTKVFHLYPIKQSKEQKPLLEGDIITSAIQSLRDNSNQVIVNMQMNNEGARMWRRITANNMGKHIAITLDDRVYSAPKVNAEIPNGNTEISGNFTVEEAKDLASVLQTGSLPAPLKIVEEAIIGPSLGKIAQNQGIIATMIGLSLVLIFMMIYYAKGGMVANFALLFNLLFILGVLAQIDATLTLPGIAGVVLTIGMSIDANVLIFERIREEIAKQVHIKDAISRGYKKSFSSIIDSNITTFLTGAILYYLGQGQVRGFAIILMIGIISSVFSSVFITRLFFTYFIDAYRTPNFTFSYGGTVPGMFKNIQINFIKHRYRFYAFSLSFIALGAYFFYKNQGLTMGVDFSGGRSYIINFCKPMDSSLLKTALSDKFGEVVEVRTYGSNNVMQITTSYLSNENTPLSNQKVLEKVVTALKELTNNHAQNTEVSSQEEFFNIVSSNKVGATVAQDVQKSAKTAILLALFGIFLYVALRFRKWGFGLAAVFALMHDALAVIAGVCIARAFGINYEINEVFLAAMLTVIGYSINDTVVIFDRIREKVTNMTMDSTVINDSIRETLSRTLITSLTTLLVVAILFLFGGEALRGFAFALLLGIMFGTYSSICIAAPLLVDFGPSSTKNRKQCQK